A window of the Glycocaulis abyssi genome harbors these coding sequences:
- a CDS encoding type IV secretion system DNA-binding domain-containing protein, with translation MSRHDTSLGSNAAHSSFLRGGQVFIHTARMSLQILRLMAVLCVITTMGTAFYLITQRADPVDQQNWITVNMARVNTALGSNREYAVARHDRTHVRMPADRILADPYTRQSADRFVAFSKGYIYNALGIGGALFLIMAAIFIAHGRRLGSDRTIRGALLITAKELTRRIKAFNRQQAKLYKVRKYKPYEIAGVPYPYRAETTHTLLAGTTGSGKSQVMLRLMEQIRERGDRAIVYDKMRTYVPPFYDPERGDQILNPLDQRCAGWSPFADARSHADFRQMAVALIQSRGNDSDPVWAEWARLFFTETAYKLHRMNKRSVSDLMYLLLRAPLRDVADFLADTNAAATMGADTPKQSQGIRATLLASMASMQALADSEGDKPVFSIRKWVDEDSPSCLFLTSRSDQHETIRPLITTWMEVALSAIMAQTRDPDRTIWILLDELPSLNQLPSLQGGLAEGRQFGAAFVLGIQQLSQLKSIYKDDIAHTIMGLARTKIILNLPDPDTAEYAARTIGKTEVQRAQRGVSFGASNVRDGASYTLQDKLDFLVLPDQLMRLPNLSGYIVPATDLPSATLSIKYRAAKEKHPGFLERHDDTSEIDWSTVFIKRRANATPGAGEDSNSTEPKSADASASGSSSAVASALLSEGSHPPGSTAQSSDHQAGSDESEGREARQESAPAAQHDAQYASASAVLGQDMEGAELNSHSESDALIYQQTADPLAMVIQSDEPER, from the coding sequence ATGAGCCGTCACGACACCTCACTTGGCAGCAATGCCGCTCATTCCTCGTTCCTGCGAGGCGGTCAGGTCTTCATCCATACGGCGCGCATGTCGCTCCAGATTCTGCGCCTCATGGCAGTGCTCTGCGTGATCACCACCATGGGCACCGCCTTCTACCTGATCACCCAGCGCGCAGATCCGGTCGACCAGCAAAACTGGATCACCGTAAACATGGCGCGCGTGAATACCGCCCTCGGTTCCAATCGCGAATATGCCGTCGCGCGCCATGACAGAACCCATGTGCGTATGCCCGCAGACCGCATCCTGGCGGACCCCTATACGCGTCAGTCCGCCGACCGATTTGTCGCCTTCTCAAAGGGCTATATCTACAACGCCCTGGGAATTGGAGGTGCGCTCTTCCTCATCATGGCCGCCATCTTTATCGCGCACGGCCGGCGCCTCGGTTCAGATCGCACCATCCGCGGCGCGCTGCTCATTACCGCCAAGGAGCTCACCCGGCGCATCAAGGCCTTCAATCGCCAGCAAGCCAAGCTCTACAAAGTCCGCAAATACAAGCCCTACGAGATTGCCGGAGTGCCTTATCCCTACCGGGCTGAGACCACCCATACGCTTCTGGCGGGCACTACCGGCTCGGGCAAAAGCCAGGTCATGCTTCGCCTGATGGAACAGATCCGCGAACGCGGAGACCGCGCCATCGTCTACGACAAAATGCGCACCTATGTGCCGCCATTCTACGATCCCGAACGCGGTGACCAGATCCTCAATCCACTCGATCAACGCTGCGCCGGCTGGTCGCCCTTCGCAGACGCCCGCTCCCATGCAGACTTCCGCCAGATGGCCGTTGCCCTGATCCAGTCCAGAGGCAATGATTCAGATCCTGTCTGGGCCGAATGGGCGCGCCTCTTTTTCACCGAAACCGCTTACAAGCTCCATCGCATGAACAAGCGCTCGGTGAGCGATCTCATGTACCTCCTGCTGCGTGCGCCCTTACGCGATGTGGCAGATTTTCTGGCCGATACCAATGCCGCCGCCACCATGGGCGCCGATACCCCCAAACAGTCCCAAGGCATCCGCGCAACGCTGCTCGCGAGCATGGCATCCATGCAGGCTCTGGCCGACAGCGAAGGCGATAAACCGGTCTTCTCCATCCGCAAATGGGTCGATGAAGACTCTCCCTCCTGCCTCTTCCTGACCTCACGTTCCGACCAGCACGAAACGATCCGGCCGCTCATAACCACATGGATGGAAGTCGCCCTGTCCGCCATCATGGCGCAAACCCGAGATCCTGATCGGACTATCTGGATCCTGCTTGATGAACTGCCGAGCCTCAACCAGCTGCCCTCACTCCAGGGTGGCCTAGCAGAAGGCCGTCAGTTCGGAGCCGCATTCGTGCTGGGCATTCAGCAGCTCTCGCAGCTGAAAAGCATCTACAAGGATGACATCGCCCATACGATCATGGGCCTTGCCCGCACCAAGATAATCCTGAACCTCCCGGACCCCGACACTGCCGAATACGCAGCCAGAACCATCGGCAAAACCGAAGTGCAACGCGCCCAACGCGGCGTTTCCTTTGGTGCGTCCAACGTGCGTGACGGGGCCTCCTATACCTTGCAGGACAAGCTCGACTTTCTGGTCCTGCCCGACCAGCTCATGCGCCTGCCCAACCTCTCTGGCTATATCGTCCCGGCCACAGACCTGCCCTCCGCTACGCTCTCGATCAAATACAGGGCGGCAAAAGAAAAACATCCCGGCTTCCTCGAACGCCACGACGACACTAGCGAAATCGACTGGTCCACGGTGTTCATCAAGCGCCGCGCCAATGCCACGCCCGGGGCTGGGGAGGATTCCAACAGTACGGAGCCAAAATCTGCCGACGCATCCGCTTCAGGCTCAAGTTCGGCGGTCGCCTCGGCTCTGCTATCAGAAGGTTCCCATCCGCCCGGTTCCACCGCTCAATCCAGCGACCATCAGGCTGGTTCAGACGAATCCGAGGGCCGCGAAGCACGTCAGGAATCTGCCCCGGCCGCGCAGCACGACGCGCAATATGCGAGCGCTTCAGCGGTCCTCGGGCAGGATATGGAAGGAGCAGAACTCAACTCCCATTCCGAGTCCGATGCCCTGATCTATCAGCAGACGGCCGACCCGCTCGCCATGGTCATCCAGTCCGATGAGCCGGAGCGCTGA
- a CDS encoding single-stranded DNA-binding protein, whose amino-acid sequence MNKFIISGNLGADADIREREHNGETRRHAFIRVCSETYTGQKDGQPTYRKDWFSVAVFNQGLVNYLEKHGKKGAYVLVEGEMELRRVDEARDAAVETLYRVTQSNGSIELVNRAN is encoded by the coding sequence ATGAACAAGTTCATCATTTCCGGAAATCTTGGAGCCGATGCGGATATCCGCGAACGCGAGCACAATGGCGAAACGCGCCGCCATGCCTTCATCCGCGTCTGCTCGGAAACCTATACCGGCCAGAAGGATGGCCAGCCCACCTACCGCAAGGACTGGTTCTCGGTCGCCGTCTTCAATCAGGGCCTGGTCAACTATCTCGAAAAGCACGGCAAGAAGGGCGCTTACGTCCTCGTGGAAGGCGAGATGGAACTGCGCCGCGTCGATGAAGCGCGCGACGCTGCCGTCGAGACCCTCTACCGCGTAACGCAGAGCAACGGCTCCATCGAGCTGGTGAACCGCGCCAACTAA
- the mobF gene encoding MobF family relaxase, whose product MLSGSKDGGGLSAEYYSADNYYAADEGTGESSQWSGKGADRLGLTGKVDNAAFNGLRQGQLPDGTPLDPSSKQNSVEHSPQAEKDGPAGKERTPGWDMTFSVPKSVSLMALVGKDERLIKAAEKAAATAMAYMESNATTRVREGRVVRELKTANLVTSRFTQHTSRKGDPQLHLHNYIHNLTWNQNKGQWQAVHSPSLFASKEATDRIFMASLREEARKAGYDVTPVDPHGNWEIKGVPTKVMEDFSKRRADIEQAAKATNAPLNRATMERLALITRPTKDQSKMPGNNTERWRAEAGERNTRTLDALAGQARLKATTINPLLNSRPLQNAGKAVRSFINLLDPRPAWQKPAQGIDGKTALQRAISHTTENSAVMHNSDLITRAITFSHGDTSPTEILQAYSDALKSGELVEAEKYKPGHVTTSDILKAERDLISTVKDASPSWTALAGHDVAAHAEDHALSKDQKQGFRAMLDGTQRYALVQGFAGTGKSYMVQAAHATLQKLSPDTKLLVLAPLHRQVEELRDKAHATLSQGGKPPANFEAATIARFVTDMQALQSAGKDLPDMSNTHVVIDEAGLMGNKDAQALVSILENANAGRVVMMGDPKQKSAPSAGAPFIAMLKSGLKSARLDFIQRQKSANYLQAARLAATGKPGQALKAIGSALLETGKDSMEARAVAEWKSLPGALRSNALMVTTTRARRDEINGLIHEARLKDISLTPDERLKGEGTTHTTLVSLNLSKTQRRHGLGVRENHVLVFNRNLRAIGVTKGDQLKVLKADPRTGRMILLKADGTKVQYQAPADKHARPHYDAFQEKSLSLHEGEKLVWTKSFPKHGDIKANTDTTIVRIDRSHITLRDDKGIEQTFERTDPRLAHLNYGYAHTSVAAQGTTANPVIAVTGAADRYAGDQAHNYVALTRVGGPDAKNEHLVYVTDDKAKLTQRLNMNRPIPDSALAHVKAEPAKEPPAEAKQPEPALQPSLDFSRGR is encoded by the coding sequence ATGCTGTCCGGTTCCAAAGACGGAGGCGGCCTGTCTGCCGAATACTACAGCGCCGACAACTATTATGCGGCCGATGAGGGCACAGGCGAAAGCTCGCAATGGTCGGGCAAAGGCGCCGATCGCCTCGGCCTGACCGGCAAAGTCGATAACGCCGCTTTCAATGGTCTGCGACAAGGCCAGCTTCCCGATGGAACACCCCTCGATCCGTCCAGCAAGCAGAACTCTGTGGAACACTCCCCGCAAGCTGAAAAAGACGGCCCGGCCGGAAAGGAGCGCACCCCTGGCTGGGACATGACGTTCTCAGTACCCAAGTCGGTCTCCCTCATGGCGCTCGTCGGTAAGGATGAGCGCCTGATAAAAGCCGCTGAAAAGGCCGCCGCTACAGCCATGGCCTATATGGAGTCCAACGCCACAACCCGCGTGCGCGAGGGCAGGGTGGTGCGTGAATTGAAGACCGCCAATCTGGTGACATCACGCTTCACCCAGCACACATCTCGCAAAGGCGATCCCCAGCTCCACCTTCACAACTACATCCACAATCTCACCTGGAACCAGAACAAAGGCCAATGGCAGGCCGTTCATTCCCCGTCCCTGTTCGCGTCCAAAGAAGCGACCGACCGCATCTTCATGGCCAGTCTGCGCGAGGAAGCCCGTAAAGCCGGTTATGACGTCACGCCCGTAGATCCACATGGAAACTGGGAAATCAAAGGCGTGCCCACGAAGGTCATGGAAGATTTTTCCAAGAGGCGCGCCGATATCGAACAGGCCGCGAAAGCCACGAACGCCCCCCTGAACCGCGCGACCATGGAACGCCTTGCTCTGATCACCCGCCCCACGAAGGATCAGAGCAAAATGCCCGGCAATAATACCGAGCGCTGGCGCGCCGAAGCCGGAGAGCGCAATACCCGCACCCTCGACGCGCTGGCCGGGCAGGCCCGGTTAAAAGCCACCACCATCAACCCGCTGCTCAATTCCAGACCCCTGCAGAACGCCGGCAAGGCCGTCCGCTCCTTTATCAATCTGCTCGATCCGCGCCCGGCCTGGCAGAAACCCGCCCAGGGCATTGACGGCAAAACAGCCCTCCAGCGAGCCATATCCCATACGACCGAAAACTCGGCCGTCATGCACAATAGCGATCTAATCACACGCGCTATCACCTTCTCCCATGGTGACACCTCACCCACCGAGATCCTGCAGGCTTATAGCGACGCCCTGAAATCCGGCGAGCTGGTCGAAGCGGAGAAATACAAGCCCGGCCACGTCACGACGTCTGACATCCTCAAGGCCGAACGCGACCTCATCAGTACCGTCAAGGACGCCTCGCCCAGCTGGACAGCGCTGGCGGGTCACGACGTGGCCGCACACGCTGAAGACCACGCACTGAGTAAAGACCAGAAGCAGGGCTTTCGCGCGATGCTGGACGGCACACAGCGCTATGCGCTCGTCCAGGGGTTTGCCGGCACCGGCAAGAGCTACATGGTCCAGGCCGCCCATGCCACGCTCCAGAAGCTAAGCCCGGACACGAAGCTTCTCGTACTTGCGCCCCTGCACCGTCAGGTCGAAGAGCTTCGCGACAAGGCCCACGCCACATTGTCACAGGGTGGCAAGCCGCCCGCCAATTTCGAGGCGGCCACCATTGCCCGCTTCGTCACCGACATGCAGGCGCTGCAATCTGCCGGTAAAGACCTACCCGATATGTCCAACACCCATGTCGTCATCGATGAGGCCGGTCTCATGGGTAATAAAGACGCCCAGGCACTCGTCTCCATTCTCGAAAATGCCAATGCCGGCCGCGTCGTCATGATGGGCGACCCCAAGCAGAAATCCGCGCCCTCTGCAGGCGCGCCCTTTATCGCCATGCTCAAATCGGGCCTCAAATCAGCCCGGCTGGATTTTATCCAGCGCCAGAAAAGCGCCAATTACCTCCAGGCCGCACGCCTCGCCGCTACGGGAAAACCCGGACAGGCCCTCAAAGCTATCGGTTCCGCGCTGCTGGAAACTGGCAAGGACAGCATGGAGGCGCGCGCCGTGGCCGAGTGGAAGTCCTTACCCGGCGCGCTGCGCTCCAACGCCCTCATGGTCACCACGACCCGCGCCCGACGTGACGAGATCAACGGGCTCATCCATGAAGCCCGCCTGAAAGACATCTCCCTGACACCAGACGAGCGCCTGAAAGGGGAGGGAACCACCCACACCACACTCGTCTCGCTCAATCTCTCAAAAACCCAGCGCCGCCACGGTCTGGGGGTCCGCGAAAACCACGTCCTCGTCTTCAATCGCAATCTGCGCGCCATAGGCGTCACCAAAGGCGACCAGCTCAAAGTGCTCAAGGCAGATCCCCGGACCGGCCGGATGATCCTTCTCAAGGCCGATGGCACCAAGGTCCAGTATCAAGCGCCAGCCGATAAACACGCCCGGCCGCACTATGACGCCTTTCAGGAAAAATCCCTGTCCCTGCACGAAGGTGAAAAGCTCGTCTGGACGAAATCCTTTCCCAAGCATGGCGACATCAAAGCCAATACCGACACCACCATAGTGCGCATCGACCGCAGCCACATCACGCTCCGCGACGATAAGGGCATCGAGCAGACCTTCGAGCGTACCGATCCGCGCCTCGCCCACCTCAATTACGGCTATGCGCACACGTCAGTGGCCGCGCAGGGTACGACCGCCAATCCCGTCATCGCCGTCACCGGCGCAGCCGATCGATATGCCGGCGACCAGGCCCACAACTATGTCGCTCTGACCCGCGTTGGCGGCCCGGACGCCAAAAACGAACACCTCGTTTATGTCACCGACGACAAGGCAAAGCTCACCCAACGCCTCAATATGAACCGGCCAATCCCGGATTCCGCGCTCGCGCACGTCAAAGCCGAACCTGCCAAGGAGCCGCCCGCTGAAGCAAAGCAGCCAGAACCGGCCCTGCAGCCCTCTCTCGATTTCTCCCGGGGCCGTTGA
- a CDS encoding ArdC family protein — protein MPRKALPRTQRADIYEEITNKIISQLEDGRLPWVQPWARNGNSSVAMPLNASTGRTYSGINILLLWGAAIERGFAGQSWLTFRQALSLGGNVRKGERGTTVVYADKFVPQSEKDRALQSGDEPSAIPFLKRFTVFNADQCEGLPEHIAPQAPPVPEGLIDPTVHAIISATGIDFRIGGDRAFYVPRHDYVQVPPPQAYFDTIDWHRTALHELGHATGHPSRLDRDLSGSFGCRKYAFEELIAEMTAAFTCAALGIEPTVRHADYIGSWLEVLREDKRAIVRAASQASKAADWILAFRPALEADAAGDQLEAQAIAA, from the coding sequence ATGCCTCGCAAAGCTCTACCGCGCACACAGCGCGCGGACATCTACGAAGAGATCACCAACAAGATCATCAGCCAACTCGAAGACGGCCGGCTGCCTTGGGTTCAGCCATGGGCTCGCAATGGAAATTCCTCTGTTGCCATGCCACTGAACGCCTCAACCGGCCGCACCTATTCCGGCATCAATATCCTGCTGCTCTGGGGCGCTGCCATCGAGCGGGGATTTGCCGGCCAAAGCTGGCTCACTTTCCGGCAGGCTCTTTCCCTTGGTGGAAATGTCCGCAAAGGCGAGCGCGGCACTACCGTGGTCTATGCCGACAAATTCGTGCCTCAATCCGAGAAGGACCGCGCTCTTCAGTCTGGCGACGAGCCTTCCGCCATTCCTTTTCTGAAACGCTTCACCGTTTTCAACGCCGATCAGTGCGAGGGGCTTCCCGAACACATTGCCCCCCAGGCTCCGCCAGTGCCGGAAGGCCTGATCGACCCCACGGTCCACGCAATCATCTCCGCAACGGGAATCGACTTTCGTATTGGCGGGGACCGCGCTTTCTATGTGCCACGTCATGACTACGTGCAGGTGCCACCACCCCAGGCCTATTTCGACACGATTGACTGGCATCGCACCGCCCTGCATGAGCTGGGTCACGCCACAGGTCATCCTTCGCGCCTTGACCGCGATCTCTCCGGCTCCTTCGGCTGCAGGAAATATGCTTTCGAAGAGCTCATCGCTGAGATGACAGCGGCCTTCACATGCGCCGCCCTTGGCATCGAGCCAACCGTGCGGCACGCCGACTATATCGGCTCCTGGCTAGAGGTTCTGCGAGAGGACAAACGCGCCATCGTCCGCGCTGCCAGTCAGGCCAGCAAGGCGGCAGACTGGATTCTCGCTTTCCGGCCGGCTCTTGAAGCAGATGCAGCGGGCGACCAACTCGAAGCCCAAGCAATAGCTGCTTGA
- a CDS encoding RadC family protein, translated as MQTALDLENPHCGYAPQDAAIIAEARAVLRRYMIHRPQITSFTTAKDYLRTAFAGEKQEVFRVLYLDIKNRLIEDHLAGRGTVNHTPVYPRELIRRALEVGASAMILAHNHPSGDLTPSHADIVMTRKILDVAKPFDIAVHDHFIVAGDEIGSMRSAGLM; from the coding sequence ATGCAGACCGCCCTAGATCTCGAAAACCCACATTGCGGGTATGCACCCCAGGACGCCGCGATCATCGCTGAGGCGCGCGCGGTGCTCCGCCGTTACATGATCCACCGGCCCCAGATCACCAGCTTTACCACCGCCAAGGATTATCTGCGTACCGCCTTCGCCGGGGAGAAGCAGGAGGTGTTCCGCGTCCTCTACCTCGATATCAAGAACAGGCTCATCGAGGACCATCTTGCAGGCCGCGGCACCGTAAATCACACACCTGTCTATCCGCGTGAACTGATCCGCCGTGCGCTGGAAGTCGGCGCATCCGCCATGATCCTAGCGCACAACCACCCATCGGGTGATCTCACGCCCAGCCACGCCGATATCGTAATGACCCGCAAGATCCTCGATGTCGCCAAACCCTTCGATATCGCCGTCCACGACCACTTCATCGTGGCCGGTGACGAAATAGGCTCCATGCGCTCTGCCGGTCTCATGTAG
- a CDS encoding single-stranded DNA-binding protein, with product MASFDITGHLGQDAVIREIGRANGSTTEVAFISIASNDYAGADRQGKPIYNVNWYDVATFRKDLISFLKKHGKKGAMLQIRGDMDSERVQADGKYFSVTRFRVGQTGFMTLLRPASEKSADERQSSAEQRPAFASDTLDDNIPF from the coding sequence ATGGCCAGCTTTGACATCACGGGCCACCTCGGCCAAGACGCCGTTATCCGCGAGATTGGTCGTGCTAACGGTTCGACTACAGAAGTCGCTTTCATCTCGATCGCGTCAAATGACTACGCCGGCGCCGATCGCCAGGGCAAGCCGATCTACAATGTGAACTGGTACGATGTAGCCACTTTCCGCAAGGATCTGATCAGCTTCCTGAAGAAGCACGGCAAGAAGGGCGCCATGCTCCAGATCCGTGGCGATATGGACAGCGAGCGCGTTCAGGCGGACGGCAAATACTTTTCCGTCACCCGCTTCCGCGTCGGCCAGACCGGCTTCATGACGCTGCTGCGCCCCGCCTCTGAGAAGAGCGCTGATGAACGTCAGTCATCCGCCGAGCAGCGGCCCGCATTCGCCTCCGATACGCTCGACGACAACATTCCGTTCTAG
- a CDS encoding CopD family protein, with product MDAAEITVRTLQYGTGLLGAGVLAALLWAGEKPGRASRMALALCCGLLAAGALANGLIFSHAVLDSWPEVFSPDGAVFILTTFDPALGFLARTILAGLALGALLVWRGQSGAWAALALLAAALASFAWTGHAASGEGLQGGLHKASTVAHILAAAVWLGALGLFLSRLFAPQAASRDYRQRTAQLLSCFSGIGSVAVAALVITGVTNTVLVAGPGRVMSTLETAYGSWLIVKLALFAGMVGLAALNRFVLAPALAQRLTDQAAGRIRWAVLVEAGLGAGVVACVAVLGITPPHSG from the coding sequence ATGGACGCTGCGGAGATAACTGTTCGCACACTGCAATACGGAACGGGGCTGCTTGGTGCCGGTGTTCTCGCGGCCCTGCTCTGGGCGGGGGAAAAACCCGGCAGGGCAAGCCGGATGGCCCTCGCGCTCTGCTGCGGCCTGCTGGCCGCCGGAGCTCTTGCAAATGGTCTGATCTTCTCTCACGCGGTTCTGGACTCGTGGCCTGAGGTGTTCTCGCCGGATGGAGCGGTCTTCATTCTGACGACCTTCGATCCGGCCCTGGGTTTCCTCGCGCGCACGATCCTTGCCGGTCTGGCACTCGGCGCGCTTCTGGTCTGGCGCGGACAGTCTGGAGCATGGGCCGCCCTTGCGCTCCTCGCTGCAGCGCTCGCCAGTTTCGCCTGGACCGGCCATGCCGCGTCCGGTGAGGGCCTGCAAGGCGGGCTGCACAAGGCCTCTACCGTTGCCCACATTCTCGCAGCGGCAGTGTGGCTGGGTGCGCTCGGCCTCTTTCTTTCGCGGCTGTTCGCTCCGCAGGCTGCGTCGAGAGACTACCGCCAGCGGACCGCTCAGCTCCTGTCGTGCTTTTCCGGCATCGGGAGCGTTGCCGTCGCGGCGCTGGTCATCACGGGCGTGACCAACACCGTGCTTGTTGCGGGGCCGGGCCGGGTGATGTCGACGCTGGAGACCGCTTATGGCAGCTGGTTGATCGTCAAGCTCGCCCTGTTTGCCGGGATGGTAGGCCTTGCGGCGCTCAACCGCTTCGTTCTTGCGCCAGCGCTCGCCCAGCGCCTGACCGATCAGGCCGCCGGGCGGATACGATGGGCGGTACTGGTGGAGGCCGGTCTCGGCGCAGGCGTGGTGGCGTGCGTCGCCGTACTGGGTATAACCCCGCCCCATTCTGGCTGA
- a CDS encoding ribbon-helix-helix domain-containing protein produces the protein MTNLPDLDSAPRVRFRIDPDLLQQLDYGVLSGLAASRPELIRTAIREHLNGASERREMLKTLRWLSFALIAAQVENWPDSHKKDVVQAAVRMGADNVLTPLELCTAISALNPEKWIDGEGA, from the coding sequence ATGACTAATCTCCCCGACCTTGATAGCGCGCCCAGAGTGCGCTTCCGTATCGATCCGGATCTTCTTCAGCAGCTTGATTATGGGGTTCTGTCAGGGCTAGCCGCTTCCCGGCCAGAGCTGATCCGAACCGCTATTCGAGAGCATCTAAACGGCGCGTCCGAACGCCGGGAAATGCTCAAAACCTTGCGCTGGCTGAGCTTCGCACTTATCGCCGCTCAAGTCGAAAACTGGCCCGATTCTCACAAGAAAGATGTGGTCCAGGCGGCCGTGAGAATGGGCGCCGATAACGTCCTCACGCCGCTCGAATTGTGTACCGCGATCAGCGCCCTCAATCCTGAAAAATGGATCGACGGGGAGGGCGCATAA
- a CDS encoding DUF2493 domain-containing protein, with the protein MYDAHDTITANDGYSLVSETRDIPTEDAIETTFTAIANELADLGAGNALEPVIAELLARFTGALYGTAENYSRRHGELQSKIVELIQCQDGSEVKSVELEEARTEAERLDELIDAVNNGQEIMAQGYAALTGERWKPARGSIYSKRKHANAAVIEGREYLANREKAEALRAVPEGTKVAVVGTANYTDHEQAFEKLDAMHEKAPDMVLITGGQKTGIDKIAAIWAGNRNVPVLVVRPDFKRHGKAAAFKRVDHVLDTFKPAAVFAFQKQGDPAGLALNMVQKSEEHGVFTRRFGQKAD; encoded by the coding sequence ATGTACGACGCTCATGACACCATCACCGCCAATGACGGCTACTCACTCGTATCTGAAACCCGCGACATTCCCACCGAAGACGCCATCGAAACGACCTTCACCGCTATCGCCAACGAGCTGGCTGATCTGGGTGCCGGCAATGCGCTCGAACCCGTCATCGCCGAACTGCTGGCCCGCTTCACCGGCGCCCTGTACGGCACGGCCGAGAATTACTCCCGGCGCCATGGCGAGCTGCAATCGAAAATCGTCGAACTCATCCAGTGCCAGGACGGTTCTGAAGTGAAGTCGGTCGAACTGGAAGAGGCCCGCACTGAAGCTGAACGTCTCGACGAGCTCATCGACGCCGTGAACAACGGACAGGAGATCATGGCACAGGGCTATGCCGCCCTGACCGGGGAACGCTGGAAGCCCGCACGCGGCTCCATCTACTCCAAGCGCAAGCACGCCAATGCCGCCGTCATCGAGGGCCGCGAATATCTCGCCAATCGGGAGAAAGCCGAAGCGCTGCGCGCCGTGCCGGAGGGGACAAAAGTGGCCGTCGTCGGCACCGCCAACTACACCGATCACGAGCAGGCCTTCGAGAAGCTCGACGCCATGCACGAAAAGGCCCCCGATATGGTCCTGATCACCGGCGGACAGAAGACCGGCATCGACAAGATCGCCGCCATCTGGGCTGGAAATCGCAATGTCCCGGTTCTGGTAGTGCGTCCCGACTTCAAGCGCCACGGCAAAGCCGCTGCCTTCAAGCGCGTCGATCACGTGCTCGATACCTTCAAGCCCGCCGCCGTCTTCGCCTTCCAGAAGCAGGGCGATCCCGCAGGTCTCGCGCTCAACATGGTCCAGAAATCCGAAGAGCATGGCGTCTTCACCCGCCGATTCGGTCAGAAAGCCGACTAG